A portion of the Caenorhabditis elegans chromosome III genome contains these proteins:
- the apc-2 gene encoding Anaphase-promoting complex subunit 2 (Confirmed by transcript evidence) produces MSIFDRMTTSKEAAMKYRQFCVSKKKEVWDALIYHAKYAKNIEKVYDMTTVLQRVQQECLMFALEKGVGQPDIRDAAELIFPLAMQKVVIKVLRPYFMSHFTNYRLAMYLPHRKIDHGIDLNQELWTPEKKEICGQYVQDFNPFVNELKTGILNANRHMNAALSVYIRELAATLVMHEKAAFDNELRCSMFQEIMESLRIWSDQVTMQDAFHLISDTIYKDVFQMLSKNAYEMIAVDFPVKFRSLITMKYCLLRTNNHGRVDFTNYLIDQVNTKLLVASVDTKDILKAYAACVESLREMDNSCVVMHKVCGVIREYLKRRPDTVQQIISYITSNKKNELEKDMSLQSKTVRSAMMDEEELKGVNDDFLPENMETLGWENWMPNPTDATVGDGAPGHQGVDVFNMLVSVYGSKELFVKEYRNLLAERLSSSDNKDPEFEKRYLDLLKLRFQYSELQHCEVMLRDVIHSLDIDKKFEDMSERSAGNYDVPIIPISACIISSHYWPKLETEKTEALMPQPLQAAMDVYQETYLDVKRDRKLEWLRSVGCVEVSINIDGVEVDRTIPNMYALLLFLFLEKETWTTAEVVEKMGMSVVVTRKRLEWLVKQGFICMNPIISSDTWTLTRNPSGISIVRPGTPDLEDDEDVEPEENSDMVDALEQYWGYTRNFIANHAPNGEVKAERMHRVYRMFGSPTSAGPTLDHVSAFLQRKVALGLLTCINGSYRIIQEKKDGE; encoded by the exons CGATGAAGTACAG acaattttgcgtctcaaagaaaaaagaagtcTGGGATGCTCTGATATATCACGCAAAATacgcaaaaaatattgaaaaagtttatgatATGACGACAGTTCTGCAACGAGTACAGCAAGAATGCCTGAtg tttgcATTGGAAAAAGGCGTTGGTCAACCGGATATTCGCGATGCTGCAGAGCTCATCTTCCCACTGGCCATGCAGAAAGTTGTTATCAAAGTTCTCAGACCTTATTTTATGTCGCACTTCACTAATTACAgac ttgccATGTACCTTCctcatcgaaaaatcgatcatGGAATCGATTTAAACCAAGAGCTGTGGacaccagaaaaaaaagaaatatgcGGGCAATATGTTCAAGATTTTAATCCTTTTGTCAATGAATT aaaaactggaattcTCAATGCAAATCGTCACATGAACGCAGCACTTTCAGTGTATATTCGCGAGCTTGCTGCAACATTGGTGATGCACGAGAAAGCGGCTTTTGACAATGAGCTGAGATGTTCAATGTTTCAAGAAATTATGGAGAGTCTGAGGATTTGGTCAGATCAAGTAACAATGCAAGACGCATTCCATTTAATTAGTGACACTATTTACAAAGATGTCTTCCAAATGCTTTCCAAAaac gcATATGAAATGATCGCCGTagattttccagtaaaatttCGCAGTCTCATCACAATGAAATATTGCCTTTTGAGAACTAATAATCATGGGAGAGTCGATTTCACAAATTACTTGATAGATCAAGTTAACACAAAACTTCTTGTTGCAT cggtTGATACAAAAGACATTTTGAAAGCTTATGCGGCGTGCGTAGAATCTCTTCGTGAAATGGACAATAGTTGCGTGGTTATGCATAAAGTTTGTGGAGTTATCAGAGAATATTTGAA aaggcGACCTGACACTGTACAACAAATTATCAGTTACATTACTtctaataagaaaaatgaactgGAAAAAGATATG AGCTTACAGTCTAAAACTGTTCGATCGGCAATGATGGACGAGGAAGAACTGAAAGGTGTCAACGAtgattttttgccagaaaatatGGAGACGCTTGGATGGGAAAACTGGATGCCTAACCCAACTGATGCTACTGTTG gTGATGGAGCACCCGGGCATCAAGGTGTTGACGTCTTCAATATGCTTGTCTCTGTATATGGATCCAAAGAACTTTTTGTCAAAGAATATAGAAATCTTCTTGCTGAACGACTTTCGAGTTCGGACAACAAAGAT CCTGAATTCGAGAAGCGATACCTGGACTTGCTGAAACTGAGATTCCAATACAGTGAGCTACAACATTGTGAAGTGATGCTTCGGGACGTTATTCATAGTCTCGATATtgataaaaagtttgaagacATGAGTGAAAGAAGCGCTGGAAATTATGATGTTCCGATTATTCCAATTTCTGCATGTATCATCTCAAGTCATTATTGGCCAAAgttggaaactgaaaaaacagaAGCG ttaaTGCCTCAACCATTGCAAGCTGCGATGGACGTTTACCAAGAAACTTATCTGGACGTGAAGCGCGACAGAAAATTAGAATGGTTAAGAAGTGTTGG atGTGTAGAGGTTTCTATCAATATCGATGGAGTTGAAGTAGATCGAACAATTCCAAATATGTACGCTCTTCTCCTCTTCTTGTTCCTCGAAAAAGAAACATGGACAACTGCTGAAGTAGTCGAGAAAATGGGAATGTCAGTGGTTGTGACAAGAAAACGATTGGAATGGCTGGTTAAACAAGGATTTATTTGCATg AATCCCATTATCAGTAGCGACACGTGGACATTGACCCGGAATCCAAGTGGAATTTCCATCGTTCGACCAGGCACACCGGACCTTGAAGACGATGAAGATGTGGAACCGGAAGAGAATTCTGATATGGTTGATGCTTTAGAACAATATTGGGGATATACTAGAAATTTCATT gccaatcATGCACCTAACGGAGAAGTGAAAGCGGAACGGATGCATCGTGTCTACCGTATGTTCGGTTCTCCAACTTCTGCAGGACCCACTCTTGATCATGTTTCCGCGTTTTTGCAAAGAAAAGTTGCGCTGGGACTGCTAACCTGCATTAATGGGTCATATCGTATCATTCAGGAAAAGAAAGACGGCGAATAA
- the K06H7.7 gene encoding uncharacterized protein (Confirmed by transcript evidence) — translation MSFSAGESSAATGDPQDFNKFFGEINSPSEAAKTIKAIPKPSVALPESSECASYCASWVNDQSFEILPTDEENRQTEFSSSPLSDSVHSCLGFNRKKERKRRTSGDIEQTDKRKRTEERPSDKITFASNVFDNLARVTAERDNPEKLSKYKNIPGVGTRENIDEGISDINQPSSKSSGVKSKYVEVMSLFQKSIQKFSIMNLDYMYTFDWNHYSKKNIQYVVFTKVCQSHAPGHFVEMLKEDCSCRDCGSADLAVKVRLTVPLDLSDIPIPCSEDIQIHVSFLADDLLERHISSNVNRSSNRDDLDFSRRTCEKMYDLYQKMMRGQSSRMYTEWFDKCKIFVKNFLFSKSLHLYHGNVIRRKIEESQTLNKRRCFIFAQIFDLE, via the exons ATGTCGTTTTCTGCCGGAGAAA GTTCTGCCGCAACGGGAGACCCTCaagatttcaataaattctttGGTGAAATTAACAGTCCATCCGAAGCTGCGAAAACAATCAAAGCAATACCTAAACCATCAGTCGCTCTCCCAGAATCTTCAGAATGTGCATCATATTGTGCTAGTTGGGTTAACGACCagagttttgagattttacc AACCGATGAAGAAAATAGGCAAACGGAATTCAGTTCCTCTCCACTTTCGGATAGTGTTCATAGTTGCCTAGgatttaatcgaaaaaaggaaagaaaacgGAGGACGTCTGGAGATATTGAACAAACTGATAAGAGGAAGAGAACAGAAG AACGACCTTCTGATAAAATAACATTTGCTTCTAATGTCTTCGACAACCTGGCTCGTGTTACTGCTGAGAGAGATAACCCAGAAAAACTATCGAAGTATAAGAATATTCCTGGAGTAGGGACAAGAGAGAATATTGATGAAGGAATAAGTGATATAAATCAGCCATCATCAAAAAGTAGTG GTGTTAAATCGAAATACGTCGAAGTGATGTCattgtttcagaaaagtataCAAAAGTTCTCCATTATGAATCTTGATTA catgtACACATTTGACTGGAACCACTACTCGAAAAAGAACATTCAATATGTTGTGTTCACAAAGGTCTGCCAATCACACGCCCCAGGTCATTTTGTCGAGATGCTAAAGGAAGATTGt AGTTGCCGAGACTGTGGAAGTGCTGATTTGGCAGTTAAAGTTCGCCTTACAGTACCACTTGATTTGTCTGATATCCCGATACCATGCAGTGAAGATATACAGATCCACGTGTCATTTCTGGCTGACGATCTCTTGGAAAGACATATATCATCAAATGTGAATAGAAGTTCGAATAGAGATGATCTGGACTTTTCGAGAAGAACGTGTGAAAAGATGTACgatttgtatcaaaaaatgatgagagGACAATCAAGTCGCATGTACACAGAATGGTTCGAtaagtgcaaaatttttgtgaag aattttctcTTCTCCAAGTCGCTTCATCTTTATCACGGAAATGTAATACGTCGAAAGATTGAAGAGAGTCAAACGTTGAATAAACGACGATGCTTCATCTttgcacaaatttttgatctcgaatag